One part of the Alligator mississippiensis isolate rAllMis1 chromosome 3, rAllMis1, whole genome shotgun sequence genome encodes these proteins:
- the GRP gene encoding gastrin-releasing peptide, which produces MRGSGGRGGSSSRSRRRAPLGMGELGMGGCEWVLPGKRRSPLPLCALLLLLLLAAAGAAAPAPSGGGSAPLAKIYPRGSHWAVGHLMGKKSTEDLPYVYEEGNKNSFSALPENIKQLEDYLQWEETFKYLLKLLEGNENRNAQILREELPWYTKNTWETDDNSSPKNMMEYLLQVKNMKENTPS; this is translated from the exons ATGCGGGGCAGCGGTGgccgcggcggcagcagcagccggaGCCGGAGGCGGGCACCGCTCGGCATGGGGGAGCTCGGCATGGGGGGCTGCGAGTGGGTGCTGCCCGGCAAGCGCCGCTCGCCGCTGCcgctctgcgccctgctgctgctgctgctgctggcggcggCCGGCGCCGCGGCTCCCGCGCCGTCGGGGGGCGGCTCCGCGCCGCTGGCCAAGATCTACCCGCGGGGCAGCCACTGGGCCGTGG GGCATTTAATGGGGAAAAAGAGCACTGAAGATTTGCCTTATGTTTATGAAGAAGGAAACAAGAATTCATTTTCAGCATTACCTGAAAATATCAAGCAGCTAGAAGATTACCTTCAATGGGAAGAAACATTTAAGTACTTGCTAAAGCTGTTAGAAGGGAATGAAAACAGAAACGCTCAGATCCTAAGAGAAGAGCTTCCGTGGTACACCAAGAATACCTGGGAGACAGATGACAACAGCAGCCCAAAAAAT